One Setaria italica strain Yugu1 chromosome II, Setaria_italica_v2.0, whole genome shotgun sequence DNA segment encodes these proteins:
- the LOC101781421 gene encoding uncharacterized GPI-anchored protein At4g28100 — MSAHSHLAVALLLALLAGSACASDVPSFPLSQAQSPSNSSSPSNASSPPCHLDLSAELFGGVAAACGAGGGPGSLDRGRCCPVLAAWLFAAHARTALSVPPAPAPSALSGEEGLGPGDDGPMVPYDNQRCVDALGAALEKRGVALPSPNRTCDTVLCFCGIRLHQIGSLRCPAAFAVGAAAKNATPTAAVKDLEKSCRNASYSGCSRCVQSLQKLKGNVSREVTGGDRARRMLGRDCQLMGLTWLLAKNKTAYIPTVSAVLRAMLYTAHPTESGSGGAAPRCSPDQENMPLAVDSLQFEHTGSTSSAVAASTPRILHVLLGLLLCLMMISSSRDAAFL, encoded by the exons atGTCGGCGCACTCGCACCTCGCCGTCGCGCtgctcctcgccctcctcgccggGTCGGCCTGCGCCTCCGACGTGCCGTCGTTCCCGCTCTCGCAGGCGCAGTCCCCGTCCAACTCCTCGTCCCCGTCCaacgcctcctcgccgccctgcCACCTGGACCTCTCGGCCGAGCTCTTCGGCGGCGTGGCCGCGGCGTGCGGCGCGGGGGGCGGGCCAGGCTCGCTCGACCGGGGGCGTTGCTGCCCCGTGCTCGCGGCCTGGCTCTTCGCCGCGCACGCGCGCACCGCGCTGTCCGTGcccccggcgcccgcgccctcgGCGCTCTCCGGCGAGGAGGGGCTCGGGCCCGGCGACGACGGGCCCATGGTGCCCTACGACAACCAGCGGTGCGTCGACGCGCTGGGCGCCGCGCTGGAGAAGCGCGGGGTGGCGCTGCCGTCGCCCAACAGGACGTGCGACACCGTGCTCTGCTTCTGCGGCATCCGGCTCCACCAGATCGGCTCGCTCCGCTGCCCCGCCGCGTTCGCCGTCGGCGCGGCGGCCAAGAACGCGACGCCCACCGCTGCCGTCAAGGACCTGGAGAAGAGCTGCCGCAACGCCTCCTACTCCGGCTGCTCCCGCTGCGTCCAGTCCCTACAAAAG CTGAAGGGGAACGTGAGCCGCGAGGtcaccggcggcgaccgcgcgcgGCGGATGCTGGGGCGGGACTGCCAGCTGATGGGCCTGACGTGGCTGCTGGCCAAGAACAAGACGGCCTACATCCCCACCGTCTCCGCCGTGCTCCGCGCCATGCTCTACACGGCGCACCCGACGGagtccggcagcggcggcgcggcgccgcggtgCAGCCCGGACCAGGAGAACATGCCGCTGGCCGTGGACTCGCTGCAGTTCGAGCACACCGGGAGCACGAGCTCGGCGGTTGCCGCCTCGACGCCGCGGATCCTCCACGTCCTTCTTGGCCTCCTGCTCTGCCTGATGatgatcagcagcagcagggatGCTGCGTTCTTGTAA
- the LOC101782226 gene encoding transcription factor MYB41: MGRAPCCEKSGLKKGPWTPEEDEKLVAYIKKHGQGNWRTLPKNAGLARCGKSCRLRWTNYLRPDIKRGRFSFEEEETIIQLHSILGNKWSAIAARLPGRTDNEIKNYWNTHIRKRLLRMGIDPVTHAPRLDLLDLSALLKPAAYYPTQADLDALRAFEPLASYPDLLRLASTLLSSGSAAAPAAIGDQQQLLPWLLQAQMAQAAAMALPQQADHQFMSQQQQQAGAACQMPDLVHANPMVQQQQLAAAAQQQQHQDMAAAACNSMQAPPSGYVDGLDVPALMQMVQPDASNLQQWSSTVTSSNNNNVGSGVSTPSSSPVAAGLNHSAASTATTYGGGASASSDAAALFSMQLSELLDVSDYM, from the exons ATGGGGCGCGCGCCGTGCTGCGAGAAGAGCGGGCTGAAGAAGGGGCCGTggacgccggaggaggacgagaagCTCGTCGCCTACATCAAGAAGCACGGCCAGGGCAACTGGCGCACCCTCCCCAAGAATGCTG GGCTCGCGCGGTGCGGGAAGAGCTGCCGGCTGCGGTGGACCAACTACCTGAGGCCGGACATCAAGCGCGGCCGCTTCTCcttcgaggaggaggagaccatCATCCAGCTCCACAGCATCCTCGGCAACAA GTGGTCAGCGATCGCGGCGCGGCTGCCCGGGCGGAcggacaacgagatcaagaactactggaacaCGCACATCCGCAAGCGCCTGCTCCGCATGGGCATCGACCCCGTCACCCACGCCCCGCGCCTCGACCTCCTCGACCTCTCCGCGCTCCTCAAGCCCGCCGCATACTACCCCACGCAGGCCGACCTCGACGCGCTCCGCGCCTTCGAGCCGCTCGCCAGCTACCCggacctcctccgcctcgcctccaccCTGCTCTCGTCGGGctcggcggccgcgcccgccgcgatCGGCGACCAGCAGCAGCTTCTGCCGTGGCTGCTGCAGGCGCAGATGGCGCAGGCGGCCGCCATGGCGCTGCCGCAGCAGGCCGACCATCAGTTCAtgtcgcagcagcagcagcaggccggaGCCGCGTGCCAAATGCCGGACCTGGTCCACGCGAACCCGatggtgcagcagcagcagctggcggccgccgcgcaacagcaacagcaccaGGACATGGCCGCGGCCGCCTGCAATAGCATGCAGGCGCCACCGTCCGGCTACGTGGACGGCCTGGACGTCCCGGCGCTGATGCAAATGGTCCAGCCCGACGCGTCGAACCTGCAGCAGTGGAGCAGCACGGTGAcgagcagcaacaacaacaacgtcGGCTCCGGCGTGTCCACACCGTCGTCCAGCCCCGTGGCGGCCGGGTTGAATcactccgccgcctccaccgccacgacgtacggcggcggcgcgagcgccagcagcgacgccgccgcgctgtTCAGCATGCAGCTGTCGGAGCTCCTCGATGTGAGCGACTACATGTAA
- the LOC101781824 gene encoding ABC1 family protein YPL109C, mitochondrial produces MQRLVGVGERLLAIGTNRRAASYSHPSNRSGYYTAVRDNGLSTRRKIPAVFSRMFSHYKVIIRKNRGEDHKCRTRMSRGYRTLSVAVANSSATQQAQLAWKRLSHMYSYRGPRFPLMSRAACAVSLSFTRFHIIPGVMALAFGKMALAPPVLADSRSFMPRMDGIITKAQDTRQFLSSLVWSIWEGMTLLIRAVHLTFLFFPATALAPFADKFSVAFRRRWLSLVRRTLEKAGPAFIKWGQWAATRPDLFPSDLCVELAKLHSAAPAHGFAYSKAAIEKAFGRELSEIFESFDENPVASGSIAQIHRATLKHQHPGKHVAVKVRHPGVGESIKRDFLLINLLAKASNIVPGLSWLRLDESVRQFAVFMMSQVDLSREAAHLSRFIYNFRRWRHVSFPKPLYPLVHPSVLVETFENGESVSRFMDEIEGNARMKKDLAHIGTYAFLKMLLEDNFIHADMHPGNILVRLNESKLSRRRFFRAKPHIVFLDVGMTAELTRADRDNLQQFFKAVATRDGLTAAKCTLQLSKNQSCPNPVAFTEELDKTFTFWGTPEGDVFHPVECMHQLLDTVRRHKVNIDGNICTVMVTILVLEGWQRKLDPGFDIMHTLKTLLLEKDVKQPVDFFS; encoded by the exons ATGCAACGGCTGGTGGGGGTCGGCGAGAG GCTATTGGCGATCGGAACAAATAGACGGGCGGCCAGTTATTCCCATCCGAGCAACAGGAGTGGGTATTATACAGCTGTGAGGGACAATGGCTTGTCAACGAGGCGAAAGATTCCAGCTGTCTTCTCAAGAATGTTCTCACATTACAAGGTCATTATTAGAAAGAACAGAGGTGAGGATCACAAGTGCAGAACCAGGATGTCCAGAGGCTACCGCACACTCTCTGTGGCAGTGGCCAATTCATCAGCAACCCAGCAAGCGCAATTGGCATGGAAGCGGCTCAGTCATATGTACTCGTATCGTGGTCCCCGGTTCCCGCTGATGAGCCGAGCAGCCTGCGCTGTTAGCCTATCCTTTACGAGGTTCCATATCATCCCTGGGGTTATGGCTCTAGCTTTTGGCAAGATGGCACTTGCACCACCTGTCCTGGCAGACTCACGATCCTTCATGCCGAGAATGGATGGAATCATCACAAAGGCACAAGACACTCGCCAGTTTCTGTCTTCTCTTGTTTGGTCAATCTGGGAGGGCATGACTTTGCTTATTAGAGCAGTGCATTTGACATTCCTATTCTTCCCTGCAACTGCATTAGCTCCATTTGCTGACAAGTTCAGTGTTGcattcagaagaaggtggcttAGCCTTGTGCGCCGGACCCTCGAAAAGGCTGGGCCAGCATTCATCAAGTGGGGCCAGTGGGCTGCAACACGCCCTGATCTTTTTCCAAGCGATCTCTGTGTTGAGCTGGCGAAGCTTCACAGTGCAGCTCCAGCGCATGGCTTTGCTTACAGCAAGGCTGCCATTGAGAAGGCATTCGGTCGTGAGCTTTCTGAAATATTCGAGTCCTTTGATGAGAACCCTGTAGCTTCTGGAAGCATTGCACAAATACATCGGGCTACACTAAAACATCAACATCCTGGAAAGCATGTTGCAGTTAAGGTGAGGCATCCTGGTGTTGGAGAATCAATCAAGAGAGACTTTCTACTCATCAATCTTCTGGCTAAGGCTTCTAATATCGTCCCTGGATTGAGCTGGCTGAGGCTGGATGAGAGTGTTCGCCAGTTTGCAGTATTCATGATGTCTCAAGTTGATCTTTCTAGGGAAGCTGCTCATTTGAGTCGTTTTATATACAACTTCCGCAGATGGAGACATGTTTCTTTCCCAAAACCCTTGTATCCACTTGTGCATCCATCTGTCCTAGTTGAGACTTTTGAGAATGGAGAAAGTGTTTCTCGTTTTATGGATGAAATCGAAGGGAATGCTCGGATGAAGAAAGACCTTGCACACATTGGGACATACGCTTTCCTAAAGATGCTTCTG GAGGATAATTTTATTCATGCGGATATGCACCCTGGGAACATTCTTGTCCGTTTAAATGAGAGCAAGCTTTCAAGAAGAAGATTTTTCAGAGCCAAGCCCCATATTGTGTTTCTTGACGTGGGCATGACTGCGGAGCTCACACGAGCTGACCGGGATAACTTACAGCAGTTCTTCAAGGCGGTGGCTACTAGAGATGGTCTTACTGCTGCTAAGTGTACCCTTCAGTTGTCAAAGAATCAGAGCTGTCCAAATCCAGTGGCCTTCACTGAG GAACTGGACAAGACGTTTACATTCTGGGGTACACCTGAAGGGGACGTTTTCCATCCTGTTGAATGCATGCATCAATTGCTTGATACAGTTCGCCGCCACAAAGTCAACATTGATGGCAACATCTGTACTGTAATGGTTACCATTTTGGTCCTCGAG GGGTGGCAACGCAAGCTGGACCCAGGCTTTGATATCATGCACACATTGAAGACTTTACTACTAGAGAAGGATGTCAAGCAACCAGTTGATTTTTTCTCGTAA